From Aedes albopictus strain Foshan chromosome 1, AalbF5, whole genome shotgun sequence, one genomic window encodes:
- the LOC134291565 gene encoding uncharacterized protein LOC134291565: MSATKRHRSSPGDERPGGSKRQRDNLRKRLAAAEAEQVGVGNRETQWQTVQRKGKAKQTNAGARPKAIRRSVKKKGEAIVVKTREESYLEVLRTIRTAPELKDFGADVQKVRRTRSGEMIFELKKDSKNKSSSYKELAASVVGDTAQVRAVTPEVVLQCVDIDEITTAEEVKTAIKEQMEIGDVEMSVRLRRGPSGTQVAAIKLPVNAADKALRIGKVKVGFSECPLRVSQQPEICFRCQEFGHLARNCRGPDRSKLCRRCGDEGHKAQELEVVQINLNHCDTAQQLLCQSTKEAKCDVAIISDPYRIPSGNGNWVADEAGTAAIWTVGRYPLQEVVYRAIEGFVIAKVNGVYICSCYAPPRWTIERFNQVLDQILEKLGDRRPVIIAGDFNAWAVEWRSRLTNPRGWSLLETVSRLNLVLANEGSTSTYRREGRESIIDVTFCSPTVVRSMNWRVSEDYTHSDHQAIRYRLGERVQTAARGDDSKGRKWRTEAFDEEVFAEVLRYERNMLNLSPDELVSVLVRACDATMPRKIQPRDVRRPVYWWNGRIAELRRNCLRARRRMQRAHTDEEREERRPLFRAARAALKKGIKLSKAACMQELCRNADANPWGDAYRLKAVVDGLFPQHEPTVWPPTPYEEVAADMEESRISNQELITVAKSLKPKKAPGLDGISNLVLKTAIQQNPDMFRTTLQKCIDDGNFPDRWKRQKLVLLPKPGKPPEDPSVYRPICLLDTTGKLLEKETPEHVVFYCPRFMAERSEMQASSVRNLNANNIITEMCQNEVTWSTVNRSVVQIMLSLQRKWREDQRMADRERSRHDPSSGA, encoded by the exons ATGTCTGCGACAAAGAGACACCGATCCTCGCCAGGAGATGAAAGGCCAGGAGGCTCTAAAAGGCAGAGAGACAATCTGCGCAAGCGATTGGCCGCCGCAGAGGCAGAACAGGTCGGTGTCGGCAACAGAGAGACCCAGTGGCAGACTGTGCAAAGAAAGGGCAAGGCAAAGCAGACGAACGCAGGCGCAAGACCAAAAGCAATTAGGAGAAGCGTCAAAAAGAAGGGCGAAGCGATTGTGGTGAAGACCCGTGAGGAAAGTTACCTCGAGGTTCTACGTACCATAAGAACGGCTCCGGAGCTTAAGGACTTCGGCGCGGACGTACAAAAAGTCAGGCGCACACGGTCTGGAGAAATGATCTTCGAGCTGAAAAAGGACTCGAAGAACAAGAGCTCTTCGTATAAGGAGCTTGCAGCGAGCGTCGTGGGAGACACTGCGCAGGTCCGAGCTGTTACGCCAGAAGTGGTTCTGCAATGCGTCGACATAGACGAGATAACTACGGCGGAAGAAGTAAAAACTGCAATTAAGGAGCAAATGGAGATAGGAGACGTTGAAATGTCAGTCCGACTAAGAAGGGGACCTTCCGGGACGCAGGTTGCGGCTATCAAGCTCCCGGTGAATGCTGCCGACAAGGCGTTGCGAATTGGCAAAGTGAAAGTCGGGTTTTCAGAATGCCCACTGCGGGTTTCTCAGCAACCGGAGATATGCTTCAGATGCCAAGAGTTTGGACATCTGGCACGGAACTGCCGTGGACCAGATAGATCgaaactgtgcaggagatgcggagATGAAGGTCATAAAGCACAAGAGT TGGAGGTAGTGCAAATAAATCTCAACCACTGTGATACCGCGCAGCAACTGCTGTGCCAATCCACGAAGGAAGCGAAGTGCGACGTAGCAATCATCTCGGATCCGTACCGTATCCCATCCGGAAATGGTAACTGGGTAGCAGATGAAGCTGGAACCGCTGCGATTTGGACGGTTGGAAGATATCCCCTGCAGGAAGTGGTGTATCGCGCGATAGAGGGTTTCGTTATAGCCAAGGTTAACGGCGTCTacatatgtagctgctatgcacctccacgCTGGACGATAGAGCGGTTCAATCAGGTGCTGGACCAAATATTGGAGAAACTTGGCGACAGGAGGCCAGTCATCATTGCCGGCGATTTTAATGCCTGGGCAGTTGAGTGGCGTAGCCGCCTCACAAACCCCAGAGGATGGAGCCTGCTGGAAACAGTATCCAGACTGAACTTAGTTCTAGCCAACGAAGGATCCACAAGCACCTATCGAAGAGAAGGCAGAGAGTCTATCATCGACGTGACGTTCTGTAGTCCGACTGTAGTGAGAAGTATGAATTGGAGAGTCAGCGAAGATtatacgcatagtgatcaccaagCGATCCGATACCGTCTTGGAGAACGGGTACAGACGGCGGCACGTGGGGATGATTCCAAAGGGCGGAAGTGGAGAACAGAAGCATTCGATGAAGAAGTGTTCGCAGAAGTGCTTCGGTATGAACGCAATATGCTGAACCTGAGTCCGGATGAACTGGTTTCGGTTCTCGTTCGAGCTTGCGATGCAACTATGCCGAGGAAGATACAGCCGCGGGACGTCCGCCGACCAGTCTACTGGTGGAATGGGAGGATCGCCGAACTCCGTCGGAACTGTCTTCGAGCTAGGAGAAGAATGCAACGGGCTCACACTGACGAGGAAAGGGAAGAGCGCAGACCTTTGTTCAGGGCGGCAAGAGCGGCCCTCAAAAAAGGTATCAAGCTCAGCAAAGCAGCTTGCATGCAGGAACTCTGCCGTAACGCGGACGCAAATCCATGgggagatgcctacaga ctgaaAGCCGTAGTAGACGGACTGTTCCCTCAGCACGAGCCAACGGTCTGGCCTCCCACGCCGTATGAGGAAGTCGCCGCTgatatggaggaatcccgtatttcCAACCAGGAGCTCATCACGGTAGCGAAGAGCTTAAAACCCAAGAAAGCGCCAGGACTAGATGGCATCTCCAACTTGGTTCTGAAAACAGCAATCCAACAAAACCCGGATATGTTTCGAACCACATTGCAGAAGTGTATCGACGACGGAAACTTCCCCGATCGTTGGAAGCGGCAGAAATTGGTTCTGCTGCCGAAGCCGGGCAAGCCACCCGAAGATCCATCGGTGTATAGGCCTATATGTCTGCTGGACACgactggaaaacttctggagaag gagacaccggagcacgtggtattCTACTGCCCACGGTTCATGGCGGAACGTAGCGAGATGCAAGCGAGCAGTGTTAGGAATCTGAACGCGAACAACATCATTACGGAGATGTGCCAGAACGAAGTTACGTGGAGCACGGTGAATAGGTCAGTTGTGCAGATCATGTTGTCGTTGCAGCGAAAATGGCGAGAGGATCAGAGGATGGCTGATCGCGAACGGAGTAGGCACGATCCATCGTCGGGGGCATGA
- the LOC134291571 gene encoding uncharacterized protein LOC134291571, protein MMELLNDEETYQKLRTDPSNRIMRKMNATVDAWLEKKWIEKSEHRKVKISSCNPPRIYGLPKLHKEGRPLRPVVSTIGSATYQMAQFLAGVLENVVGKTEHHVKNSFEFAQQVTGMQIPEEHVLFPLDVKSLYTNVPVQYAMGCIEERWSEVARHTKIDKRSFLDAVRLVLDSTFFNYRGVTYTQTFGVPMGSPLSPVIANIVMERLEQESIQRVSAEQLDMVIYRRYVDDCFCVARREHVDRILEIFNDFHDRLQFTVEKEEQEQIKFLDIMVTRKDGILEKKWLPKQTNGRYLDFVSESPYSHKRNP, encoded by the coding sequence ATGATGGAACTGCTCAACGATGAAGAAACGTACCAGAAGCTGCGAACTGACCCTTCCAATAGGATCATGAGGAAGATGAATGCAACGGTGGATGCGTGGCTGGAAAAGAAATGGATAGAGAAAAGCGAACACCGGAAAGTGAAAATATCGAGCTGTAATCCTCCCAGAATCTACGGTCttccgaagttgcacaaggagggCAGACCTTTGAGGCCAGTAGTTTCGACGATCGGATCCGCCACCTACCAGATGGCCCAATTTCTGGCAGGGGTCCTGGAAAATGTTGTTGGAAAAACAGAACACCATGTGAAAAACAGTTTTGAGTTTGCACAACAGGTAACAGGAATGCAGATCCCCGAGGAGCACGTGCTTTTTCCACTGGACGTGAAATCGCTATACACAAACGTTCCGGTGCAGTACGCGATGGGGTGTATCGAGGAAAGGTGGAGTGAGGTAGCCAGGCATACGAAGATCGATAAACGAAGTTTCTTGGATGCAGTAAGGCTAGTCTTGGACTCTACTTTCTTCAACTATCGAGGAGTCACCTACACGCAAACCTTCGGTGTACCGATGGGATCCCCGCTGTCTCCGGTTATAGCGAACATCGTTATGGAGCGCTTGGAACAGGAGAGCATACAGAGGGTGAGTGCAGAACAACTCGATATGGTGATTTACAGACGGTATGTGGACGACTGTTTTTGCGTTGCACGGAGGGAACATGTGGATCGAATCCTGGAGATTTTCAACGACTTCCATGATAGGCTGCAGTTCACGGTGGAGAAGGAAGAACAAGAGCAGATTAAATTTCTCGATATCATGGTAACGAGAAAAgatggaatccttgagaaaaaatGGTTACCAAAGCAGACAAACGGACGGTATCTCGATTTCGTCTCGGAAAGTCCGTACTCCCACAAGCGCAATccgtag